The proteins below are encoded in one region of Methanosarcina barkeri 3:
- a CDS encoding cytochrome b, with translation MVRSAERPASGRIIVERYTWLERVTHLVHLVAMFILLITGFKIYAGWQFMSFDTARTLHMIAVPFFLVANWLLVPYNLFSCKEERCSVRDRIVHFKDSYVFGKADAERLIDIIKNFFGKGKYPAFSIYDETTGHYETKLHPVMKILIVLESIAIVIVAVTGIVLYSLDWAPFGIPVSSWILSVTWYFASFFNFNALSLLRLLHLFAAYWFVFELVVHVGIIELDPDVWKYHKAIFWSGKEDLSDPHYSEVITAKTKYFPTEEKP, from the coding sequence ATGGTACGATCAGCTGAAAGACCTGCTTCCGGAAGAATAATTGTTGAGCGTTATACCTGGCTTGAGAGGGTAACTCATCTGGTACATCTTGTTGCCATGTTTATCCTTCTCATTACAGGGTTCAAAATTTATGCTGGATGGCAGTTTATGTCTTTTGATACTGCCAGAACCCTGCACATGATTGCTGTACCTTTTTTCCTGGTTGCAAACTGGCTTCTGGTCCCATACAATCTTTTTTCTTGCAAAGAAGAAAGATGCAGTGTCAGAGACAGGATAGTACATTTCAAAGACTCTTACGTTTTCGGAAAAGCTGATGCTGAACGTCTGATTGATATAATCAAGAACTTTTTTGGAAAAGGTAAGTATCCGGCATTTAGTATCTATGACGAAACTACTGGTCACTACGAGACCAAACTCCATCCTGTAATGAAGATACTGATTGTCCTTGAGAGTATAGCAATTGTCATTGTAGCAGTTACAGGAATAGTGCTCTACAGCCTTGACTGGGCTCCTTTCGGAATCCCTGTTTCATCATGGATACTTTCCGTAACCTGGTATTTTGCGTCCTTTTTCAATTTCAATGCCTTGAGTTTACTCCGGTTGTTACATCTATTTGCAGCTTACTGGTTTGTCTTTGAACTGGTAGTTCATGTAGGAATTATTGAACTTGACCCTGATGTCTGGAAATATCACAAGGCAATTTTTTGGTCAGGAAAAGAAGATCTTTCAGATCCTCATTATTCCGAGGTTATTACAGCTAAAACAAAGTATTTCCCTACAGAGGAAAAGCCCTGA
- a CDS encoding NifB/NifX family molybdenum-iron cluster-binding protein, with protein sequence MVIKETGGVKRMNICVTASGEGLDSRVDPRFGRCSYFVIYDPETRRVESISNAAAFASGGTGIKAAEIIANAGVHVLLTGTVGPNAFSIFSELGIDVQVGVKGTVQEAIRQYEAGELQSLQSPNSTPGFGTRKGNSMGKGMKGGGAGRGIGRGN encoded by the coding sequence ATGGTCATAAAGGAAACAGGTGGAGTAAAAAGAATGAACATTTGCGTAACAGCCAGTGGTGAGGGTCTCGACTCCAGAGTGGACCCAAGGTTTGGGAGATGCAGCTATTTTGTAATTTATGATCCTGAGACCAGACGTGTGGAATCTATATCAAATGCAGCTGCATTCGCCTCTGGAGGTACCGGTATAAAGGCAGCGGAAATTATTGCAAACGCAGGAGTCCATGTCCTCTTAACAGGTACTGTGGGACCTAATGCTTTTTCTATTTTCTCGGAGCTTGGCATTGATGTTCAAGTAGGAGTAAAGGGTACAGTGCAAGAGGCTATCAGACAGTATGAGGCTGGAGAACTCCAGTCACTCCAAAGTCCCAACAGCACTCCCGGTTTTGGTACGAGAAAAGGAAATAGCATGGGAAAGGGAATGAAAGGAGGTGGTGCGGGAAGAGGAATAGGTAGAGGCAATTAA
- a CDS encoding nickel-dependent hydrogenase large subunit: MVQVTVDPLSRIEGHYRINTEVSADGVITDAQSNGLVFRGFERSLQKHDPRDAVLFTMRICGVCPVCHSIAAANAMDDLFGVADQIPKDALVMRNIHQAMNYIASHAAHIYVLWGPDLANPAYHDILAKYGDVGNAVWGELSGRFMPIVNQFNGVRYPAGSSYVAALGEFRRLHKGIAIIGGKMPHTVLQHVGGVVYSPTVADIGKLISTVSETAKFVESFTLGVSPETWIENTYKASSPEKAVNFVIGRLQELLNNSLKNNNFSLSSGWGDVPLFAAFGSELIGETLLGLPVSLKLDRAGGYKDPDKIGFLSYGVFFKPENGDGYDPTSPADSKVIPSGYMNGHFQLEKFDYRKISENITHAFYLDQEMDRPPWNGVTNPEGNPDEIDYTRGSESRYSWVKAPHYGGIPCEVGPLARLLIMKEPLITGLANTFQENGYSPANNYTRMVARMQEVLIMISELLKWLRQDLQAGGKVAVHTDLSMAKSSEGMGLWEAPRGALGHWVATDSDSMATLYQAVVPSTWNLAPRNGQGIPSPVEQALIGTKISAAENALGVDYANPLGILHTARSYDPCLACAVHTIDKTGKHPDSIIKIV, encoded by the coding sequence ATGGTACAGGTGACCGTAGATCCTCTTTCAAGAATTGAAGGGCATTATAGAATCAATACTGAAGTCAGTGCTGACGGAGTGATCACTGATGCCCAGAGTAATGGTCTGGTTTTCAGGGGCTTTGAAAGATCTCTTCAAAAACACGATCCCAGGGATGCAGTTCTTTTCACTATGAGAATCTGCGGAGTCTGTCCGGTTTGCCACAGTATAGCTGCAGCAAACGCGATGGATGACCTTTTCGGGGTCGCGGACCAGATTCCCAAAGATGCCCTTGTCATGCGAAATATCCACCAGGCAATGAATTACATCGCCAGTCACGCAGCTCATATCTATGTGCTCTGGGGTCCTGACCTTGCAAACCCGGCTTACCATGATATCCTTGCCAAATACGGAGATGTGGGAAATGCAGTATGGGGAGAGTTATCCGGACGTTTTATGCCTATCGTAAACCAGTTTAACGGTGTCCGTTATCCTGCCGGATCTTCTTATGTCGCTGCTCTAGGTGAGTTTCGTCGCCTCCATAAAGGTATTGCTATTATTGGAGGAAAAATGCCTCACACAGTGTTACAGCACGTAGGAGGAGTTGTCTACTCTCCAACTGTTGCAGACATTGGGAAGCTCATATCAACTGTCTCAGAGACTGCGAAGTTCGTTGAATCGTTTACACTTGGAGTTTCTCCGGAAACCTGGATTGAAAATACTTATAAAGCTTCTTCTCCGGAAAAAGCTGTAAACTTCGTTATTGGTCGCCTTCAGGAACTCCTTAATAATTCCCTTAAGAACAATAATTTTTCACTATCTTCAGGCTGGGGAGACGTTCCGCTTTTTGCGGCTTTCGGTTCGGAACTCATTGGAGAGACTCTGCTTGGCTTACCAGTTAGTCTGAAGCTGGACCGTGCAGGGGGATATAAAGATCCCGATAAGATTGGTTTCCTTTCTTACGGGGTCTTTTTCAAGCCCGAGAATGGAGATGGATATGATCCTACAAGCCCTGCGGATAGCAAGGTCATTCCTTCTGGATATATGAACGGACATTTTCAGCTTGAAAAGTTCGACTACAGAAAAATTTCGGAAAATATCACTCACGCCTTTTATCTTGATCAGGAAATGGACCGTCCTCCCTGGAACGGGGTTACGAATCCAGAAGGCAATCCCGATGAAATTGATTATACCAGAGGTTCGGAAAGCCGGTACTCCTGGGTAAAGGCTCCTCATTATGGCGGGATTCCCTGTGAGGTTGGTCCTCTTGCCCGCCTTCTGATTATGAAAGAACCCCTTATTACGGGACTTGCAAACACTTTCCAGGAAAACGGCTATTCTCCTGCGAACAACTATACCCGCATGGTTGCAAGGATGCAGGAAGTCCTGATAATGATATCTGAATTGTTGAAATGGCTCAGGCAGGATCTTCAGGCAGGAGGAAAGGTTGCGGTGCATACCGATCTTTCCATGGCAAAAAGTTCCGAAGGAATGGGACTGTGGGAAGCCCCTCGAGGAGCTCTGGGGCATTGGGTAGCTACGGATTCGGACTCTATGGCAACGTTATATCAGGCTGTAGTTCCAAGCACCTGGAACCTTGCTCCACGGAACGGGCAGGGAATTCCAAGTCCTGTTGAGCAGGCTCTTATAGGCACAAAGATCTCAGCTGCCGAAAATGCCCTTGGGGTGGATTATGCAAATCCTCTCGGAATTCTGCATACAGCCCGTTCTTATGATCCCTGCCTTGCATGTGCAGTTCATACAATTGACAAAACCGGAAAACACCCGGATAGTATTATCAAGATAGTTTAA
- a CDS encoding type 1 glutamine amidotransferase has protein sequence MRIHCLQHLKNDTLGNIGTWIDKKGYKLTKTLLYEDDFFPAFEEFDLLLIMGGTMSVYQEDEYPWLKPEKGFVRKTIESGKPVLGSCFGAQMIAEVLGGKVTKNKYKEIGWHTVRSIEGKIEQSSSEARASNLPACMFPEFTGFMWHGDTFEIPAGAVKLFESEACPNQGFIHNGKVLGLQFHPEANRQWVRNLIRDSGHDLVQGKYIQSEKEILGKESFFDSSENMAFSLMAWFEEKCK, from the coding sequence ATGAGAATTCACTGTCTACAACACCTGAAAAATGATACCCTGGGAAATATAGGGACCTGGATAGACAAAAAAGGATACAAGCTTACGAAAACCCTGCTCTATGAAGACGATTTTTTTCCTGCTTTCGAAGAATTCGATTTACTCCTTATAATGGGCGGAACCATGAGCGTTTATCAGGAAGACGAATATCCCTGGTTAAAGCCTGAAAAAGGATTTGTAAGAAAAACGATAGAATCAGGCAAGCCTGTACTTGGGAGCTGTTTTGGAGCCCAGATGATTGCCGAAGTGCTGGGCGGAAAAGTTACGAAGAACAAGTATAAGGAAATCGGCTGGCACACAGTACGGTCCATAGAAGGAAAAATCGAACAAAGTTCGAGCGAGGCAAGAGCTTCGAACCTTCCAGCCTGCATGTTTCCGGAGTTTACCGGTTTTATGTGGCATGGAGATACTTTTGAAATCCCAGCAGGAGCAGTGAAGCTTTTCGAAAGTGAGGCCTGTCCGAATCAGGGATTTATTCACAATGGAAAAGTTCTCGGGCTGCAGTTTCACCCTGAAGCCAACAGGCAGTGGGTAAGAAACCTGATAAGGGATTCAGGGCACGACCTTGTTCAAGGAAAATACATCCAATCCGAAAAGGAAATACTTGGGAAGGAAAGCTTTTTTGATAGTTCCGAGAATATGGCTTTTTCTCTAATGGCCTGGTTTGAAGAAAAATGTAAATAA
- the glpX gene encoding class II fructose-bisphosphatase, producing MSHPKTVEEMIDCSGPIECELLPRLIHVTEAAAIAAAYQMGRGNKSFADQVAVASMRRMLNKLDMKGIIKIGEGERDEAPMLYIGEQVGTGKGDLEVDIAVDPLEGTNLTADGGPGSVAVMAMAERGGIFHGPDIYMDKIVVGPDVVRYEEEHPDEIIDLDAPVKHNLEIVAKALDRSIEELVVVVLDRPRHVQKITEIREAGARVKLISDGDLMPGVSTAIRGSGIHMVMGAGGSGEAVLTAAAIKILGGKILARLVLPTVANGKGQDKIDAEIEEKMPRLEKMGITLENINDVLDTNKLVPGNDVIFSASAVTPGHFLREVNLFGGGDARVHTISMGASGAVRFTDSIYIKDKRDTPLYL from the coding sequence ATATCTCATCCAAAAACCGTAGAGGAAATGATTGATTGTTCAGGGCCTATCGAGTGTGAGTTATTGCCCAGACTTATTCATGTAACCGAAGCAGCTGCCATTGCCGCAGCGTACCAGATGGGGCGCGGGAACAAAAGTTTTGCAGATCAGGTAGCAGTTGCTTCTATGCGCAGAATGCTGAATAAGCTTGACATGAAAGGCATAATTAAGATCGGAGAAGGAGAAAGGGATGAAGCTCCCATGCTTTATATCGGGGAGCAGGTCGGAACAGGAAAAGGAGACCTTGAGGTCGATATTGCGGTTGACCCGCTTGAGGGAACAAATCTTACTGCAGACGGCGGACCTGGATCGGTTGCAGTCATGGCAATGGCAGAAAGAGGCGGAATTTTCCACGGCCCGGATATTTACATGGACAAGATCGTTGTCGGTCCAGATGTGGTGCGCTATGAAGAGGAACACCCTGATGAAATAATCGACCTGGATGCTCCTGTCAAGCACAATCTTGAGATCGTCGCCAAGGCTCTCGATAGAAGTATTGAAGAGCTTGTTGTTGTAGTACTCGACCGGCCAAGGCATGTCCAGAAAATAACCGAGATTCGGGAAGCAGGCGCTCGCGTAAAACTGATCAGTGACGGAGACCTTATGCCTGGAGTTTCAACTGCGATCCGCGGGTCAGGCATTCATATGGTAATGGGCGCAGGTGGTTCAGGTGAAGCTGTACTTACAGCGGCTGCAATCAAAATCCTCGGCGGAAAGATCCTTGCAAGGCTTGTGCTTCCTACAGTTGCAAATGGAAAGGGCCAGGATAAGATCGATGCAGAAATCGAAGAAAAAATGCCAAGGCTGGAAAAAATGGGAATTACCCTTGAAAACATCAATGATGTCCTTGATACCAATAAGCTTGTGCCAGGAAACGACGTGATCTTTTCAGCATCAGCTGTAACTCCCGGCCATTTTCTGCGAGAAGTCAACCTGTTTGGTGGCGGAGATGCCAGGGTACACACAATCTCGATGGGTGCATCCGGAGCTGTCAGGTTTACAGACAGTATTTATATAAAGGATAAACGCGACACTCCTCTCTACCTGTAA
- a CDS encoding tRNA (N(6)-L-threonylcarbamoyladenosine(37)-C(2))-methylthiotransferase: protein MKIYLESFGCSASQASAEIMKASVERLGHKLLLSEAADQAEVYICNSCTVKYTTEQKILYKIRSMGEKNVEVIVSGCMPEVQLEDILHANPEAHILGVNAISRLGELLYSIEQRKRKGLSGGERLEFRAYEPVGFLNVPRERSNPNIHICQISQGCNFACSYCIVKYARGKLHSFPPNEIIEDIRSAVAEGCREIWLTSQDDSQYGMDTGVRLPELLRMISEIPGDFKVRVGMMNPFSVLPILDDLVEAFDSDKVFKLLHLPIQSASHSVLKRMNRLHKMDVVDMIITKFRARFEDLSLFTDIIVGFCDETDDEFKETVEWVQKYRPEKVNISRYSPRPHTKAFSFRNLDSRISVQRSHELHKVCEQVKLGSKQAMIGWKGRAFVSKYTEIGDVLTRTDAYRPVVISGSNLKPGQYADVEIVAAKPGYFLGKLAEDRPASET, encoded by the coding sequence ATGAAAATCTATCTAGAAAGTTTTGGCTGTTCAGCGAGCCAGGCATCAGCCGAGATAATGAAGGCAAGCGTCGAAAGACTAGGGCATAAACTACTGCTATCTGAGGCTGCCGATCAGGCAGAAGTTTATATCTGCAATTCCTGTACGGTAAAGTACACTACAGAACAGAAGATCCTGTATAAAATCCGCAGTATGGGCGAGAAGAATGTGGAGGTTATCGTATCCGGTTGTATGCCTGAAGTCCAGCTTGAGGATATCCTGCATGCAAATCCCGAAGCTCATATACTGGGAGTAAATGCGATTTCCCGGCTTGGTGAACTTCTTTACTCAATCGAACAGAGAAAAAGGAAAGGTCTGTCAGGAGGAGAACGTCTGGAATTCCGGGCTTACGAACCTGTTGGCTTTCTCAATGTTCCACGTGAACGTTCCAATCCTAATATCCACATATGTCAGATCTCGCAGGGCTGTAATTTTGCCTGTTCTTACTGCATTGTAAAATATGCGAGAGGCAAACTGCACTCATTTCCACCGAATGAAATCATCGAAGACATCCGTTCAGCTGTTGCCGAGGGCTGCAGGGAAATCTGGCTCACTTCCCAGGACGACAGCCAGTATGGAATGGATACTGGTGTCAGACTTCCGGAACTTCTGCGCATGATTTCGGAAATCCCAGGAGATTTCAAAGTAAGAGTCGGAATGATGAATCCTTTCTCTGTACTCCCAATCCTCGATGATCTGGTAGAAGCTTTTGACTCCGACAAGGTCTTCAAACTCCTTCACCTCCCAATCCAGTCTGCTTCCCATTCCGTCCTTAAGAGAATGAACCGTCTGCACAAAATGGACGTTGTGGACATGATAATTACGAAATTCCGTGCCCGTTTTGAAGATTTATCCCTATTCACTGACATAATTGTAGGTTTCTGCGATGAAACCGATGATGAGTTCAAAGAAACTGTCGAATGGGTACAGAAATACCGTCCAGAAAAGGTTAATATTTCAAGATATTCTCCTCGTCCTCATACGAAAGCCTTTTCCTTTAGAAACCTCGACTCCAGGATTTCAGTTCAGCGTTCCCATGAGCTACATAAAGTTTGTGAACAAGTCAAGCTTGGGTCCAAACAAGCAATGATCGGCTGGAAAGGTCGGGCCTTTGTCTCGAAATACACGGAAATCGGGGATGTCCTCACCCGCACGGATGCTTACCGTCCGGTTGTTATAAGTGGCTCGAATCTAAAGCCCGGCCAGTATGCAGATGTGGAAATCGTTGCTGCAAAACCCGGATATTTTCTTGGGAAATTGGCTGAAGATCGGCCAGCTTCCGAAACATAA
- the cgi121 gene encoding KEOPS complex subunit Cgi121 yields METQREIQVTCGKVNILKLSDFLNTINSIASENNIIIQGLNSDLIAGERHLHFAVGKALRAIAAGRNIANDPGIEIMRYASGERQIERSFSIGLHKGENNAVFVLLGKMDNLIPALSSLKELIIENPCSELLAYSDCKRQGILSVFGITDAEIEASGEEHIPELVIERVALADFVK; encoded by the coding sequence ATGGAAACGCAAAGGGAAATCCAGGTAACTTGCGGGAAAGTAAATATCCTGAAGCTTTCTGACTTTCTGAATACAATAAATTCGATAGCTTCCGAGAATAATATCATTATCCAGGGTTTGAACTCAGACCTGATCGCAGGTGAAAGACATCTTCATTTTGCAGTGGGAAAGGCTCTTCGGGCAATTGCTGCGGGCAGGAACATAGCTAATGATCCAGGTATCGAGATTATGAGGTATGCATCCGGAGAGAGACAGATTGAAAGAAGTTTTTCAATAGGGCTACATAAAGGTGAAAACAATGCCGTATTCGTGCTGCTTGGAAAAATGGATAATTTGATACCGGCTCTCTCTTCATTAAAAGAACTGATCATCGAAAATCCCTGTTCCGAGTTGCTTGCTTATTCCGATTGCAAAAGGCAGGGAATCCTTTCTGTTTTCGGTATCACTGATGCTGAAATTGAAGCTTCGGGTGAAGAGCACATTCCAGAACTTGTGATTGAGAGAGTGGCGCTGGCAGACTTTGTAAAATAA